In the Salvelinus fontinalis isolate EN_2023a chromosome 34, ASM2944872v1, whole genome shotgun sequence genome, one interval contains:
- the LOC129833834 gene encoding 40S ribosomal protein S2, which translates to MADNAGGERGGFRGGFGSGDRGRGRGRGRGRGRGRGRGARGGKSEDKEWVPVTKLGRLVKDMKIKSLEEIYLYSLPIKESEIIDFFLGSSLKDEVLKIMPVQKQTRAGQRTRFKAFVAIGDYNGHVGLGVKCSKEVATAIRGAIILAKLSIVPVRRGYWGNKIGKPHTVPCKVTGRCGSVLVRLIPAPRGTGIVSAPVPKKLLTMAGIDDCYTSARGCTATLGNFAKATFDAISKTYSYLTPDLWKETVFTKSPYQEFTDHLAKTHTRVSVQRTAAAVPASS; encoded by the exons ATGGCGGACAACGCCGGTGGAGAACGCGGAGGTTTCCGTGGAGGTTTTGGCAGTGGCGACCGGGGTCGTGGTCGTGGACGCGGTAGAGGCCGTGGTCGCGGTCGTGGACGCGGTGCCAGGGGCGGCAAGTCCGAGGACAAGGAA TGGGTGCCAGTGACCAAGCTGGGCCGCCTTGTTAAGGACATGAAGATCAAGTCTCTGGAGGAGATCTATCTCTACTCCCTGCCTATCAAG GAGTCTGAGATCATTGACTTCTTCCTGGGGTCCTCGTTGAAAGATGAGGTGCTGAAGATTATGCCTGTCCAGAAGCAGACCAGGGCTGGCCAGCGCACCAGGTTCAAGGCCTTTGTTGCCATTGGTGACTACAACGGCCATGTGGGCCTGGGGGTGAAGTGCTCCAAGGAGGTGGCCACTGCCATTCGAGGAGCCATCATCCTGGCAAAGCTGTCCATCGTGCCTGTGAGGAGAGGATACTGGGGGAACAAGATCGGCAAGCCCCACACCGTGCCATGCAAGGTGACTGGTCGTTGTGGCTCAGTCCTGGTGCGTCTGATCCCCGCGCCCCGTGGTACTGGCATTGTGTCTGCCCCTGTGCCCAAGAAGCTGCTCACAATGGCTGGTATTGACGATTGCTACACCTCGGCCAGGGGCTGCACTGCCACTCTAGGCAACTTCG CCAAGGCTACCTTTGATGCCATCTCCAAGACCTACAGCTACCTGACCCCTGATCTGTGGAAGGAGACAGTCTTCACCAAGTCTCCTTACCAG GAGTTCACTGATCACCTGGCCAAGACCCACACCAGGGTGTCTGTGCAGAGGACGGCCGCAGCTGTCCCGGCATCCTCCTAA
- the LOC129833831 gene encoding 60S ribosomal protein L3-like: MSHRKFHAPRHGHMGFLPCKRSKKHRGKPRSWPQDDPSQPVHLTAFMGYKAGMTHILREVHRTGLKQAKRESVEAVTIIETPPVMVVGVVGYIDTVRGLRSFKTIFAEHLSDECKRRFYKSWYKSKKKAFTKYAKKWTDESGKKQLEKDFNNMKKYCTSIRVLIHTQIRLLPLKAKKAHIMEVQLNGGTISEKVDWVKEKLEQPVPVSSVFYQDEMIDVIGVTKGHGMKGVTSRWGVKKLPRKTHKGLRKVACIGAWHPSRVGYTIARAGQKGYHHRTELNKKIYRIGKGIHVQDGKVIKNNASTNYDTTQKTITPMGGFPHYGDVKNDFLMLKGCVIGCKKRVLTLRKSMLVHTSRKSKETIDLKFIDTTSKFGYGHFQTPQEKRAFMGPLKKDVLKKLPAEPLPEEA, from the exons atg TCTCACCGTAAATTCCACGCGCCCCGCCATGGGCACATGGGCTTCCTGCCCTGCAAGCGCAGCAAGAAGCACCGGGGGAAGCCCCGCAGCTGGCCCCAGGACGACCCCAGCCAGCCCGTCCACCTCACCGCCTTCATGGGCTACAAGGCCGGCATGACCCACATCCTGCGTGAGGTGCACCGCACTGGCCTGA AGCAAGCCAAACGTGAGTCTGTGGAGGCGGTCACTATCATCGAGACTCCGCCTGTGATGGTGGTGGGGGTTGTTGGGTACATCGACACAGTCCGTGGCCTGAGGTCCTTCAAGACCATCTTCGCCGAGCACCTCAGTGACGAGTGCAAGCGCAGATTCTACAAAAGCTG GTACAAGAGCAAGAAGAAGGCATTCACCAAATATGCCAAGAAGTGGACAGACGAGAGTGGCAAGAAGCAGCTGGAGAAGGACTTTAATAACATGAAGAAATACTGCACATCCATCCGGGTCCTCATCCACACTCAG ATTCGCCTGCTGCCCCTCAAAGCTAAGAAGGCCCACATCATGGAGGTGCAGCTGAACGGCGGCACCATCTCCGAGAAGGTGGACTGGGTCAAGGAGAAGCTGGAGCAGCCCGTCCCTGTGTCCTCAGTCTTCTACCAGGACGAGATGATAGACGTCATCGGGGTCACCAAAGGTCACGGGATGAAAG GTGTGACTAGTCGTTGGGGAGTGAAGAAACTTCCCAGGAAGACTCACAAGGGCCTGCGTAAGGTGGCCTGTATCGGAGCCTGGCACCCTTCCCGTGTGGGCTACACCATCGCCCGTGCCGGCCAGAAGGGCTACCACCACCGCACAGAGCTCAACAAGAAG ATCTACCGTATTGGCAAAGGGATCCATGTCCAGGATGGCAAAGTGATCAAGAACAACGCTTCCACTAACTACGACACCACCCAGAAGACTATCACCCCCATG ggagggTTCCCCCACTATGGTGACGTGAAAAATGACTTCTTGATGCTGAAGGGCTGTGTGATCGGCTGCAAGAAACGTGTCCTCACCCTGAGAAAG TCCATGCTGGTGCACACATCACGCAAGTCCAAGGAGACCATCGACCTCAAGTTCATCGACACCACCTCCAAGTTTGGCTACGGCCACTTCCAGACCCCCCAGGAGAAGAGGGCCTTCATG GGCCCACTGAAGAAGGATGTGCTGAAGAAACTGCCCGCCGAACCATTGCCAGAGGAGGCTTAG
- the LOC129833833 gene encoding NADH dehydrogenase [ubiquinone] 1 beta subcomplex subunit 10-like — translation MPSDYDKDAYPEPPRQTPVVDKQTTLPNPALILTKLFYYSVDLPVTTFRELVEGIHSGNKYNYYHQKFRRVPELTECTEGDYTCYYEAEMQWRRDHKVDQEIVKVVQERLRACQQREGTSYHQNCSKELQQFADVAKAYQSRYGDLGAYASSRKCLMKQKDRMMAAEAKA, via the exons ATGCCATCGGACTATGATAAAGATGCGTATCCAGAGCCTCCCCGCCAGACTCCAGTCGTGGACAAGCAGACGACCCTTCCCAACCCAGCCCTGATTTTGACTAAACTCTTCTATTATTCTGTGGACCTCCCTGTCACCACATTCAgag AACTTGTGGAGGGTATCCACTCCGGCAACAAGTACAACTACTACCACCAGAAGTTCCGCCGTGTCCCTGAGCTGACCGAGTGCACAGAGGGAGACTACACCTGTTACTATGAGGCTGAGATGCAGTGGAGGAGAGATCA TAAGGTGGACCAGGAGATCGTGAAGGTGGTCCAGGAGCGTCTGAGGGCCTGCCAGCAGAGGGAGGGTACCAGCTACCACCAGAACTGTTCCAAGGAGCTGCAGCAGTTTGCAGACGTGGCCAAGGCCTACCAGTCACGCT ATGGGGATCTGGGAGCCTACGCCAGCTCAAGGAAATGTCTGATGAAGCAGAAAGACAGGATGATGGCGGCCGAGGCAAAAGCTTAA